The Saccopteryx leptura isolate mSacLep1 chromosome 2, mSacLep1_pri_phased_curated, whole genome shotgun sequence genome has a window encoding:
- the SLC37A2 gene encoding glucose-6-phosphate exchanger SLC37A2 isoform X2 translates to MRGLLTLGKMRSSLAPGIWFLRAFSRDSWYRGFILLLTFLIYTCYHMSRKPISVVKSRLHQNCSEMIKPPNDTHSPNDTTWCSWPPFDKDNYKELLGAVDNAFLVAYAIGMFISGIFGERLPLRYYLSAGMLLSGLFTLLLGMAFFWNIHVLWYFVLIQIFNGLVQTTGWPSVVTCVGNWFGKGKRGLIMGIWNSHTSVGNILGSLIAGIWVNEQWGMSFVVPGIITAAMGIITFLFLIEYPEDVDCVPPQHHGGPEENQNSPEDPGSGPCSPQESSLETAAGCSKEPSTQPVAISFFGALRIPGVIEFSLCLLFAKLVSYTFLYWLPLYIFNVAHFSAKEAGNLSTLFDVGGIIGGVLAGLISDYTNGRATTCCVMLILAAPMLFLYNRFGQNGIATSIVMLIICGALVNGPYALITTAVSADLGTHKSLKGNAKALSTVTAIIDGTGSIGAALGPLLAGLISPTGWNNVFYMLISADVLACLLLCRLVYKEILAWHLLLSKDTGYKEI, encoded by the exons GTACCGAGGCTTCATCCTGCTGCTCACCTTCTTAATTTATACCTGTTATCACATGTCCCGGAAGCCCATCAGTGTTGTAAAG AGCCGTCTGCACCAGAACTGCTCAGAGATGATCAAGCCCCCCAATGACACCCACAGTCCCAACGATACTACGTGGTGCAGCTGGCCTCCCTTTG ACAAGGACAACTACAAGGAGTTACTGGGGGCCGTGGACAATGCTTTCCTCGTGGCTTACGCCATCGGCATGTTTATCAG TGGGATTTTTGGGGAGCGGCTGCCCCTTCGTTATTACCTTTCTGCTGGAATGCTGCTCAGTGGCCTTTTCACCTTGCTGCTGGGCATGGCCTTCTTCTGGAACATCCACGTTCTCTGGTACTTCGTGCTCATCCAG aTCTTTAATGGACTCGTCCAGACCACAGGCTGGCCCTCGGTTGTGACCTGCGTGGGCAACTGGTTCGGGAAGGGCAA gcgGGGGCTCATCATGGGCATCTGGAATTCTCATACATCCGTGGGCAACATTCTGGGCTCTCTGATTGCTGGCATCTGGGTGAACGAGCAGTGGGGCATGTCCTTCGTGGTGCCAGGCATCATCACCGCTGCCATGGGCATCATTACCTTCCTTTTTCTCATCGAGT ACCCAGAAGATGTGGACTGCGTCCCCCCGCAGCACCAC GGCGGGCCGGAAGAAAACCAGAACAGCCCTGAGGACCCTGGGAGTGGCCCCTGCAGTCCCCaggagagcagcctggagacggCTGCCGGTTGCTCCAAGGAGCCCAGCACTCAGCCTGTTGCCATCAGCTTTTTTGGGGCACTCAGGATCCCG GGCGTGATCGAGTTCTCTCTGTGTCTGCTCTTTGCCAAGCTGGTCAGCTACACCTTCCTGTACTGGCTGCCCCTCTACATCTTCAATGTGG CTCACTTTAGTGCCAAGGAGGCAGGGAACCTGTCTACACTCTTTGATGTTGGTGGCATCATAG GTGGCGTCCTGGCGGGGCTCATCTCTGACTATACCAATGGCAGGGCCACCACCTGCTGTGTCATGCTGATCTTGGCTGCCCCCATG CTGTTCCTGTACAACCGCTTTGGCCAGAACGGGATCGCCACCTCCATAG TAATGCTGATTATCTGTGGGGCGCTGGTCAATGGTCCTTACGCACTCATCACCACTGCTGTCTCAGCTGACCTC GGGACTCACAAGAGCCTGAAGGGCAACGCAAAGGCCCTGTCCACCGTCACGGCCATCATCGACGGCACTGGCTCCATAG GTgcggctctggggcctctgctggCTGGGCTCATTTCCCCCACGGGCTGGAACAATGTCTTCTACATGCTCATCTCTGCTGACGTCCTGGCCTGCTTG CTTCTCTGCCGGTTGGTGTACAAAGAAATCCTGGCCTGGCACTTGCTCCTGAGCAAAGACACAGG
- the SLC37A2 gene encoding glucose-6-phosphate exchanger SLC37A2 isoform X1, translating into MRGLLTLGKMRSSLAPGIWFLRAFSRDSWYRGFILLLTFLIYTCYHMSRKPISVVKSRLHQNCSEMIKPPNDTHSPNDTTWCSWPPFDKDNYKELLGAVDNAFLVAYAIGMFISGIFGERLPLRYYLSAGMLLSGLFTLLLGMAFFWNIHVLWYFVLIQIFNGLVQTTGWPSVVTCVGNWFGKGKRGLIMGIWNSHTSVGNILGSLIAGIWVNEQWGMSFVVPGIITAAMGIITFLFLIEYPEDVDCVPPQHHGGPEENQNSPEDPGSGPCSPQESSLETAAGCSKEPSTQPVAISFFGALRIPGVIEFSLCLLFAKLVSYTFLYWLPLYIFNVAHFSAKEAGNLSTLFDVGGIIGGVLAGLISDYTNGRATTCCVMLILAAPMLFLYNRFGQNGIATSIVMLIICGALVNGPYALITTAVSADLGTHKSLKGNAKALSTVTAIIDGTGSIGAALGPLLAGLISPTGWNNVFYMLISADVLACLLLCRLVYKEILAWHLLLSKDTGSCLALTQTR; encoded by the exons GTACCGAGGCTTCATCCTGCTGCTCACCTTCTTAATTTATACCTGTTATCACATGTCCCGGAAGCCCATCAGTGTTGTAAAG AGCCGTCTGCACCAGAACTGCTCAGAGATGATCAAGCCCCCCAATGACACCCACAGTCCCAACGATACTACGTGGTGCAGCTGGCCTCCCTTTG ACAAGGACAACTACAAGGAGTTACTGGGGGCCGTGGACAATGCTTTCCTCGTGGCTTACGCCATCGGCATGTTTATCAG TGGGATTTTTGGGGAGCGGCTGCCCCTTCGTTATTACCTTTCTGCTGGAATGCTGCTCAGTGGCCTTTTCACCTTGCTGCTGGGCATGGCCTTCTTCTGGAACATCCACGTTCTCTGGTACTTCGTGCTCATCCAG aTCTTTAATGGACTCGTCCAGACCACAGGCTGGCCCTCGGTTGTGACCTGCGTGGGCAACTGGTTCGGGAAGGGCAA gcgGGGGCTCATCATGGGCATCTGGAATTCTCATACATCCGTGGGCAACATTCTGGGCTCTCTGATTGCTGGCATCTGGGTGAACGAGCAGTGGGGCATGTCCTTCGTGGTGCCAGGCATCATCACCGCTGCCATGGGCATCATTACCTTCCTTTTTCTCATCGAGT ACCCAGAAGATGTGGACTGCGTCCCCCCGCAGCACCAC GGCGGGCCGGAAGAAAACCAGAACAGCCCTGAGGACCCTGGGAGTGGCCCCTGCAGTCCCCaggagagcagcctggagacggCTGCCGGTTGCTCCAAGGAGCCCAGCACTCAGCCTGTTGCCATCAGCTTTTTTGGGGCACTCAGGATCCCG GGCGTGATCGAGTTCTCTCTGTGTCTGCTCTTTGCCAAGCTGGTCAGCTACACCTTCCTGTACTGGCTGCCCCTCTACATCTTCAATGTGG CTCACTTTAGTGCCAAGGAGGCAGGGAACCTGTCTACACTCTTTGATGTTGGTGGCATCATAG GTGGCGTCCTGGCGGGGCTCATCTCTGACTATACCAATGGCAGGGCCACCACCTGCTGTGTCATGCTGATCTTGGCTGCCCCCATG CTGTTCCTGTACAACCGCTTTGGCCAGAACGGGATCGCCACCTCCATAG TAATGCTGATTATCTGTGGGGCGCTGGTCAATGGTCCTTACGCACTCATCACCACTGCTGTCTCAGCTGACCTC GGGACTCACAAGAGCCTGAAGGGCAACGCAAAGGCCCTGTCCACCGTCACGGCCATCATCGACGGCACTGGCTCCATAG GTgcggctctggggcctctgctggCTGGGCTCATTTCCCCCACGGGCTGGAACAATGTCTTCTACATGCTCATCTCTGCTGACGTCCTGGCCTGCTTG CTTCTCTGCCGGTTGGTGTACAAAGAAATCCTGGCCTGGCACTTGCTCCTGAGCAAAGACACAGG CTCTTGTCTGGCTTTAACCCAAACGCGGTAG
- the SLC37A2 gene encoding glucose-6-phosphate exchanger SLC37A2 isoform X3, whose protein sequence is MRSSLAPGIWFLRAFSRDSWYRGFILLLTFLIYTCYHMSRKPISVVKSRLHQNCSEMIKPPNDTHSPNDTTWCSWPPFDKDNYKELLGAVDNAFLVAYAIGMFISGIFGERLPLRYYLSAGMLLSGLFTLLLGMAFFWNIHVLWYFVLIQIFNGLVQTTGWPSVVTCVGNWFGKGKRGLIMGIWNSHTSVGNILGSLIAGIWVNEQWGMSFVVPGIITAAMGIITFLFLIEYPEDVDCVPPQHHGGPEENQNSPEDPGSGPCSPQESSLETAAGCSKEPSTQPVAISFFGALRIPGVIEFSLCLLFAKLVSYTFLYWLPLYIFNVAHFSAKEAGNLSTLFDVGGIIGGVLAGLISDYTNGRATTCCVMLILAAPMLFLYNRFGQNGIATSIVMLIICGALVNGPYALITTAVSADLGTHKSLKGNAKALSTVTAIIDGTGSIGAALGPLLAGLISPTGWNNVFYMLISADVLACLLLCRLVYKEILAWHLLLSKDTGSCLALTQTR, encoded by the exons GTACCGAGGCTTCATCCTGCTGCTCACCTTCTTAATTTATACCTGTTATCACATGTCCCGGAAGCCCATCAGTGTTGTAAAG AGCCGTCTGCACCAGAACTGCTCAGAGATGATCAAGCCCCCCAATGACACCCACAGTCCCAACGATACTACGTGGTGCAGCTGGCCTCCCTTTG ACAAGGACAACTACAAGGAGTTACTGGGGGCCGTGGACAATGCTTTCCTCGTGGCTTACGCCATCGGCATGTTTATCAG TGGGATTTTTGGGGAGCGGCTGCCCCTTCGTTATTACCTTTCTGCTGGAATGCTGCTCAGTGGCCTTTTCACCTTGCTGCTGGGCATGGCCTTCTTCTGGAACATCCACGTTCTCTGGTACTTCGTGCTCATCCAG aTCTTTAATGGACTCGTCCAGACCACAGGCTGGCCCTCGGTTGTGACCTGCGTGGGCAACTGGTTCGGGAAGGGCAA gcgGGGGCTCATCATGGGCATCTGGAATTCTCATACATCCGTGGGCAACATTCTGGGCTCTCTGATTGCTGGCATCTGGGTGAACGAGCAGTGGGGCATGTCCTTCGTGGTGCCAGGCATCATCACCGCTGCCATGGGCATCATTACCTTCCTTTTTCTCATCGAGT ACCCAGAAGATGTGGACTGCGTCCCCCCGCAGCACCAC GGCGGGCCGGAAGAAAACCAGAACAGCCCTGAGGACCCTGGGAGTGGCCCCTGCAGTCCCCaggagagcagcctggagacggCTGCCGGTTGCTCCAAGGAGCCCAGCACTCAGCCTGTTGCCATCAGCTTTTTTGGGGCACTCAGGATCCCG GGCGTGATCGAGTTCTCTCTGTGTCTGCTCTTTGCCAAGCTGGTCAGCTACACCTTCCTGTACTGGCTGCCCCTCTACATCTTCAATGTGG CTCACTTTAGTGCCAAGGAGGCAGGGAACCTGTCTACACTCTTTGATGTTGGTGGCATCATAG GTGGCGTCCTGGCGGGGCTCATCTCTGACTATACCAATGGCAGGGCCACCACCTGCTGTGTCATGCTGATCTTGGCTGCCCCCATG CTGTTCCTGTACAACCGCTTTGGCCAGAACGGGATCGCCACCTCCATAG TAATGCTGATTATCTGTGGGGCGCTGGTCAATGGTCCTTACGCACTCATCACCACTGCTGTCTCAGCTGACCTC GGGACTCACAAGAGCCTGAAGGGCAACGCAAAGGCCCTGTCCACCGTCACGGCCATCATCGACGGCACTGGCTCCATAG GTgcggctctggggcctctgctggCTGGGCTCATTTCCCCCACGGGCTGGAACAATGTCTTCTACATGCTCATCTCTGCTGACGTCCTGGCCTGCTTG CTTCTCTGCCGGTTGGTGTACAAAGAAATCCTGGCCTGGCACTTGCTCCTGAGCAAAGACACAGG CTCTTGTCTGGCTTTAACCCAAACGCGGTAG